The Thermobispora bispora DSM 43833 genome window below encodes:
- a CDS encoding PspC domain-containing protein has product MPEVPTAPSHAPAGPEPGRVLRRHRDGGLFTGVCAGLGRYTGIDPVLFRVGFALLVLASGTGLLLYASAYLLMRQPDESPSHLERWTRRQFDAETVLALLGAVFAFGVLLNVASGGIDRGTIVIGTLLALTLLAAHARGVDLLALAKSMRERALRHGVPLATGRGDAPPPPRPGAYRRPGAWYVPRGPYHAPRDTGPAGPEHGGPAAPPAPDRPPDPADPAGGGR; this is encoded by the coding sequence ATGCCCGAGGTACCGACCGCACCCTCCCACGCCCCGGCGGGGCCGGAGCCCGGCCGGGTGCTGCGCCGCCACCGGGACGGTGGCCTCTTCACCGGCGTGTGCGCCGGCCTCGGCAGGTACACGGGGATCGACCCGGTGCTGTTCCGCGTGGGGTTCGCCCTGCTGGTGCTCGCCTCGGGCACCGGGCTGCTGCTGTACGCCTCCGCGTACCTGCTCATGCGGCAGCCCGACGAGAGCCCGAGCCACCTGGAGCGGTGGACCCGCCGGCAGTTCGACGCCGAGACCGTGCTCGCGCTGCTCGGCGCGGTGTTCGCGTTCGGCGTGCTCCTCAACGTGGCGTCGGGCGGGATCGACCGCGGCACGATCGTGATCGGCACGCTGCTCGCCCTCACCCTGCTCGCCGCGCACGCCCGCGGGGTCGACCTGCTGGCCCTGGCCAAGTCGATGCGGGAGCGGGCCCTGCGGCACGGGGTGCCGCTCGCCACCGGCCGGGGCGACGCGCCGCCACCGCCTCGCCCCGGCGCGTATCGCCGGCCGGGCGCCTGGTACGTACCGCGGGGGCCGTACCACGCGCCGCGGGACACCGGGCCCGCCGGGCCGGAGCACGGCGGTCCCGCCGCACCGCCCGCTCCGGACCGGCCGCCGGACCCCGCCGACCCGGCGGGTGGTGGCCGATGA
- a CDS encoding sulfotransferase family protein, translated as MPSDRPIFVIGCPRSGTTMLQLMLHSHPRIAVPPETRFVVPAYFSRRMYGDMRLAENRRRLATWIATGKNTKFRELGLDADEFVRAAMLGPGSFGSVIGMAFQCYAERFGKPRWGDKRPSYYRHVEMLLRMFPDAQFVHLIRDGRDCVASLKEMPWYRPDAIYAAANWAESIDFAKRYARKLPKDTYYQLRYEDLTADPETELKRLCDFLGEEYDPAMCEPWHIAEIAVPKHKVWHSNTHGEVTTAHSGKWVTKLEPWEIALCEAVLGDRLVAHGYELSGAPKPDRRHVAAFKEAYHRRRLSRLRKYNRDRLTRLREPGPIAALLTEGQRRLAGLPRQRDRELIPR; from the coding sequence ATGCCATCGGACAGGCCGATCTTCGTCATCGGCTGCCCGCGCTCGGGCACCACGATGCTGCAGCTCATGCTGCACTCGCATCCGCGTATCGCCGTACCGCCGGAGACCAGGTTCGTGGTCCCGGCGTACTTCTCCCGCCGGATGTACGGCGACATGCGGCTGGCGGAGAACCGCCGCAGGCTCGCCACCTGGATCGCCACCGGCAAGAACACCAAGTTCCGCGAGCTCGGCCTGGACGCCGACGAGTTCGTCCGCGCGGCCATGCTCGGCCCGGGCAGCTTCGGCTCGGTCATCGGGATGGCCTTCCAGTGCTACGCCGAGCGGTTCGGCAAGCCGCGCTGGGGCGACAAGCGGCCCAGCTACTACCGGCACGTCGAGATGCTCCTTCGGATGTTCCCGGACGCCCAGTTCGTCCACCTGATCCGGGACGGCCGCGACTGCGTGGCCTCGCTCAAGGAGATGCCCTGGTACCGCCCCGACGCGATCTACGCGGCGGCGAACTGGGCCGAGTCGATCGACTTCGCCAAGCGGTACGCCCGCAAGCTGCCGAAGGACACCTACTACCAGCTCCGGTACGAGGACCTCACCGCCGACCCGGAGACCGAGCTGAAGCGGCTCTGCGACTTCCTCGGCGAGGAGTACGACCCCGCGATGTGCGAGCCGTGGCACATCGCCGAGATTGCCGTGCCGAAGCACAAGGTCTGGCACAGCAACACGCACGGCGAGGTCACCACGGCGCACTCGGGCAAGTGGGTGACGAAGCTGGAGCCGTGGGAGATCGCGCTCTGCGAGGCCGTGCTCGGCGACCGGCTCGTGGCGCACGGGTACGAGCTGAGCGGCGCGCCGAAGCCCGACCGCCGGCACGTGGCCGCGTTCAAGGAGGCGTACCACCGGCGGCGGCTCTCCCGGCTCCGCAAGTACAACCGGGACCGGCTCACCCGGCTGCGCGAGCCCGGGCCGATCGCCGCGCTGCTCACCGAGGGCCAGCGCAGGCTCGCCGGGCTGCCGCGGCAGCGCGACCGTGAGCTGATCCCCCGCTGA
- a CDS encoding FAD binding domain-containing protein — MIPASFGYFRPASVEEAVATLSEAGEDAKVLAGGQSLLPLLRLRLAFPAALVDVGRIPELRGIEDRGDHLYIGATTTHHEVMNSPLVKEHCPLLAQATATVADPAVRHRGTFGGSLAHADPAGDLPSVALALGAELVLRSPSGERAVPASGFFVDYLETAMEPAEILVGVRVPKLGPGWGFHYEKFQRTAQAWATVGVAAAVRRSNGTIEEARIGLTNMGPTPVRAAAAEEALRGVEIGDDAALRAAADRADEGTEPPADLHAQPDYRRHLARVLTRRAVLAAAHRA; from the coding sequence ATGATCCCTGCGTCGTTCGGGTACTTCCGCCCGGCCTCGGTGGAAGAGGCCGTGGCCACGCTCAGCGAGGCCGGTGAGGACGCCAAGGTCCTCGCCGGCGGGCAGTCGCTGCTGCCCCTGCTCCGGCTCCGGCTCGCCTTCCCGGCCGCCCTGGTCGACGTGGGCCGGATCCCCGAGCTCCGGGGCATCGAGGACCGGGGCGACCACCTCTACATCGGGGCGACCACCACGCACCACGAGGTGATGAACTCCCCGCTGGTCAAGGAGCACTGCCCGCTGCTCGCGCAGGCCACCGCGACCGTGGCCGACCCGGCGGTACGGCACCGCGGCACGTTCGGCGGCTCGCTCGCGCACGCCGACCCGGCGGGCGACCTGCCCTCGGTCGCGCTCGCGCTCGGCGCCGAGCTGGTGCTCCGGTCACCGTCCGGGGAGCGGGCCGTCCCCGCCTCCGGGTTCTTCGTCGACTACCTGGAGACGGCGATGGAGCCGGCAGAGATCCTCGTGGGCGTCCGGGTGCCCAAGCTGGGCCCGGGCTGGGGCTTCCACTACGAGAAGTTCCAGCGCACGGCCCAGGCGTGGGCGACGGTCGGCGTGGCGGCCGCGGTCCGGCGGTCGAACGGGACCATCGAGGAGGCCCGGATCGGGCTCACCAACATGGGGCCCACCCCGGTCCGGGCGGCCGCCGCGGAGGAGGCCCTCCGGGGCGTGGAGATCGGCGACGACGCCGCGCTGCGCGCGGCGGCCGATCGGGCGGACGAGGGCACGGAACCACCGGCCGACCTGCACGCCCAGCCCGACTACCGCCGGCACCTGGCCCGGGTCCTCACCCGCCGGGCCGTCCTCGCGGCCGCGCACCGCGCCTGA
- a CDS encoding xanthine dehydrogenase family protein molybdopterin-binding subunit, with amino-acid sequence MTEVLTEERKETGREIGRARRRKEDARLVTGRTKWTDNIQLPGMLHVAFLRSPMAHARITRVDTSAARNRPGVVAVFSGQDFAGEQGSLPCAWPVSEDIVIPEHPPMAVSTVRYVGEAVACVVATDRYKAADALEAIEVDYEPLEPVLDMTEALKEGAPKVHEAGNKAFTWKFAQGDIEAAFRDAPVVLERTYVQQRLIPSAMEPRAVVATTDGDQYTLYSATQIPHILRVMLALTTGIPEHKLRVIAPDVGGGFGSKLQVTAEEVLCLLIARRLGRPVKWTESRSEGNLTVHHGRDQIQRVSIAAERDGRIRGLKVDLLADMGAYLMLVTPGVPLLGAFMYNGIYKMDAYDFTCTGVFTTKMPTDAYRGAGRPEATFAIERLMDELAAELGIDPIELRRRNWIKNTEFPYTTIAGLTYDSGNYEAATERALALFKYDDLRAEQAERRRRKDPVQLGIGVSTYTEMCGLAPSRVLGSLSYGAGGWEHAEVRVLPTGKVEVVTGSSPHGQGHETAWSQIVADALGVPFEDVTVLHGDTASSPKGMDTYGSRSLPVGGIALLQACEKVKEKARRVAAHLLEANPEDIEFADGRFQVRGTSASKTLQEIALATFAAHDLPDGFEPRLDAAATYDPENFSFPHGTHLCAVEVDTETGAVTIRSYVAVDDVGRVINPLIVEGQVHGGIAQGIGQALFEEAVYDGQGNLLTTTMADYLLPSAADLPGFVTDRTETPATTNPLGVKGVGEAGTIASTPAVVNAIVDALRPFGVRDVRMPCTPERVWRAIREAEGAQA; translated from the coding sequence ATGACCGAAGTGCTCACCGAAGAGCGGAAAGAGACCGGCCGGGAGATCGGCAGAGCCCGGCGGCGCAAAGAGGACGCGCGGCTGGTCACCGGCCGCACGAAGTGGACCGACAACATCCAGCTCCCCGGCATGCTCCACGTGGCCTTCCTGCGCAGCCCGATGGCGCATGCCCGGATCACCAGGGTCGACACGTCCGCCGCCCGCAACCGGCCCGGCGTGGTGGCAGTGTTCAGCGGCCAGGACTTCGCCGGCGAGCAGGGCAGCCTGCCGTGCGCCTGGCCGGTGAGCGAGGACATCGTCATCCCCGAGCACCCGCCGATGGCGGTGTCCACGGTCCGGTACGTCGGCGAGGCGGTCGCGTGCGTGGTCGCCACCGACCGGTACAAGGCCGCGGACGCGCTCGAGGCGATCGAGGTCGACTACGAGCCGCTCGAGCCCGTGCTCGACATGACCGAGGCCCTCAAGGAGGGCGCGCCGAAGGTCCACGAGGCGGGCAACAAGGCGTTCACCTGGAAGTTCGCCCAGGGCGACATCGAGGCGGCGTTCCGCGACGCGCCCGTGGTCCTCGAGCGGACCTACGTGCAGCAGCGGCTCATCCCCTCGGCCATGGAGCCGCGCGCGGTGGTGGCGACCACCGACGGCGATCAGTACACGCTCTACTCGGCTACCCAGATCCCGCACATCCTCCGGGTCATGCTCGCGCTCACCACCGGGATCCCCGAGCACAAGCTGCGGGTGATCGCCCCGGACGTGGGCGGCGGGTTCGGCTCCAAGCTGCAGGTGACCGCCGAGGAGGTGCTCTGCCTGCTCATCGCCCGCCGCCTGGGCCGGCCGGTGAAGTGGACCGAGTCGCGGTCCGAGGGCAACCTCACCGTCCACCACGGCCGCGACCAGATCCAGCGGGTGAGCATCGCGGCCGAGCGCGACGGGCGGATCCGCGGCCTCAAGGTCGACCTGCTCGCCGACATGGGCGCCTACCTGATGCTCGTCACCCCGGGCGTCCCGCTGCTCGGCGCGTTCATGTACAACGGCATCTACAAGATGGACGCCTACGACTTCACCTGCACGGGCGTCTTCACCACCAAGATGCCGACCGACGCCTACCGGGGCGCCGGCCGCCCGGAGGCGACGTTCGCGATCGAGCGGCTCATGGACGAGCTCGCCGCCGAGCTGGGGATCGACCCGATCGAGCTCCGCCGGCGGAACTGGATCAAGAACACCGAGTTCCCCTACACCACCATCGCCGGCCTCACCTACGACTCCGGCAACTACGAGGCGGCGACCGAGCGGGCGCTCGCGCTCTTCAAGTACGACGACCTGCGGGCCGAGCAGGCCGAGCGGCGCCGGCGCAAGGATCCGGTCCAGCTCGGCATCGGCGTCTCCACCTACACCGAGATGTGCGGCCTGGCGCCCAGCCGGGTGCTCGGCAGCCTGTCGTACGGCGCGGGCGGCTGGGAGCACGCCGAGGTCCGGGTCCTCCCGACCGGCAAGGTCGAGGTGGTGACCGGGAGCAGCCCGCACGGCCAGGGGCACGAGACCGCGTGGAGCCAGATCGTCGCCGACGCGCTCGGCGTGCCGTTCGAGGACGTGACCGTCCTCCACGGCGACACCGCCTCCTCGCCCAAGGGCATGGACACGTACGGCTCCCGCTCGCTGCCGGTGGGCGGGATCGCGCTCCTCCAGGCCTGTGAGAAGGTGAAGGAGAAGGCGCGCCGGGTCGCCGCGCACCTGCTCGAGGCGAACCCGGAGGACATCGAGTTCGCCGACGGCCGGTTCCAGGTCCGGGGCACCTCCGCCTCGAAGACCCTGCAGGAGATCGCGCTCGCCACGTTCGCCGCGCACGACCTGCCCGACGGGTTCGAGCCGCGGCTGGACGCGGCCGCCACGTACGACCCGGAGAACTTCTCGTTCCCGCACGGAACCCACCTGTGCGCGGTGGAGGTGGACACCGAGACCGGCGCGGTCACCATCCGGTCGTACGTCGCCGTCGACGACGTCGGCCGGGTGATCAACCCGCTGATCGTCGAGGGCCAGGTCCACGGCGGCATCGCCCAGGGCATCGGGCAGGCCCTGTTCGAGGAGGCCGTCTACGACGGGCAGGGCAACCTGCTCACCACGACCATGGCCGACTACCTGCTGCCGTCCGCGGCCGACCTGCCCGGTTTCGTCACCGACCGGACCGAGACGCCCGCGACCACCAACCCGCTCGGGGTGAAGGGCGTCGGTGAGGCGGGCACGATCGCGTCCACCCCGGCGGTGGTGAACGCGATCGTCGACGCGCTCCGCCCGTTCGGGGTGCGCGATGTGCGGATGCCGTGCACGCCGGAGCGGGTCTGGCGGGCGATCCGGGAGGCGGAAGGAGCTCAGGCATGA
- a CDS encoding CPBP family glutamic-type intramembrane protease: MKPLRPLAGCLGVLAVANVLNNRVARRMAPVTSAAALTAMLVIVRRHGVTWPELGFLRARRGAALGGALAAAVAAGYAAGVAIPHTRAFFHDQRALGLSRARLLEEALVQVPVGTVLLEEIGFRGVLPALLGRVLPGPTAAAASAALFGLWHVLPAVDMAKANPALGRLAGGSAGADGPAGADAGDGRARTARLVAGTVVTTAAAGVLFHELRRRGGLLAPALLHLATNSLGYLAAHLSAQVRRPA, encoded by the coding sequence GTGAAGCCACTGCGCCCGCTGGCGGGCTGCCTCGGCGTGCTCGCGGTCGCCAACGTGCTCAACAACCGGGTCGCGCGCCGGATGGCCCCGGTCACCTCGGCCGCCGCGCTCACCGCGATGCTGGTGATCGTCCGCCGTCACGGGGTGACCTGGCCGGAGCTGGGCTTCCTGCGCGCCCGGCGCGGCGCCGCGCTGGGCGGCGCGCTCGCCGCCGCGGTGGCGGCCGGGTACGCCGCCGGCGTCGCGATCCCGCACACCCGCGCGTTCTTCCACGACCAGCGGGCGCTCGGGCTGTCCCGCGCCCGCCTCCTGGAGGAGGCCCTGGTCCAGGTCCCGGTCGGCACCGTGCTGCTGGAGGAGATCGGCTTCCGCGGCGTGCTGCCCGCCCTGCTCGGCCGGGTGCTCCCCGGGCCCACCGCGGCCGCCGCCTCGGCCGCCCTGTTCGGGCTGTGGCACGTCCTCCCCGCCGTCGACATGGCGAAGGCCAACCCGGCGCTCGGCCGGCTGGCCGGCGGTTCAGCGGGCGCCGACGGGCCGGCCGGCGCGGACGCCGGGGACGGCCGGGCCCGCACCGCCCGCCTGGTGGCCGGCACCGTGGTCACCACGGCCGCGGCCGGTGTGCTCTTCCACGAGCTGCGCCGCCGCGGCGGGCTGCTCGCCCCCGCCCTGCTCCACCTCGCCACGAACTCCCTCGGCTACCTGGCCGCCCACCTCTCGGCACAGGTACGCCGGCCCGCCTGA
- a CDS encoding ATP-binding protein encodes MLSEMYEMPTAPKACPRMVRPVAGRVLAGVAQGAAAQLRLDPVVLRLAFVLLTLVDGLGFVAYVALWMFTPKEEVHGPEPRRDWGQVVAYGVLWLVMVVLSWLIGGGLGFWPIAVGGIGSLIMWQQADPGRRERLVSGAVRQVSTGWLRTAIGVILVVVGAIGFLAASGELARARTGLVFSAVVVGGILMITAPWLASLIRELQRERTERIRQEERAEMAAHIHDSVLQTLTLIQRNAHDPREVLRLARSQERELRAWLYQPKPGDDTMLAAAVRRIAAEEEDTHGVKIEVVCVGDCELDERLVAMLHAARQAMVNAAKHSGAPVISVYAEVEPEEVTVFIRDRGKGFVLDEIPEDRMGIRQSIIGRMERNGGSAKIKTAPGEGTEVVLTMKRSP; translated from the coding sequence ATGCTGTCCGAGATGTACGAGATGCCGACCGCGCCCAAGGCGTGCCCGCGGATGGTGAGGCCGGTGGCCGGCCGGGTCCTCGCGGGTGTCGCGCAGGGGGCCGCGGCCCAGCTACGGCTCGATCCGGTCGTCCTGCGGCTCGCCTTCGTCCTGCTCACGCTCGTCGACGGCCTCGGGTTCGTCGCGTACGTGGCGCTGTGGATGTTCACCCCCAAGGAAGAGGTCCATGGCCCGGAGCCGCGGCGCGACTGGGGGCAGGTCGTCGCGTACGGCGTGCTGTGGCTGGTCATGGTCGTGCTGAGCTGGCTGATCGGCGGCGGCCTCGGCTTCTGGCCGATCGCGGTCGGCGGGATCGGCTCGCTGATCATGTGGCAGCAGGCCGATCCCGGGCGGCGGGAGCGCCTGGTGAGCGGCGCGGTCCGGCAGGTGAGCACGGGCTGGCTGCGCACCGCGATCGGCGTGATCCTCGTCGTGGTCGGCGCGATCGGCTTCCTCGCCGCCAGTGGTGAGCTGGCCCGGGCGCGCACCGGCCTGGTGTTCAGCGCCGTGGTCGTCGGCGGCATCTTGATGATCACCGCCCCGTGGCTCGCCTCCCTCATCAGGGAGCTGCAGCGGGAGCGCACCGAGCGCATCCGGCAGGAGGAGCGGGCCGAGATGGCCGCGCACATCCACGACTCGGTGCTGCAGACCCTCACCTTGATCCAGCGCAACGCGCACGATCCGCGCGAGGTGCTGCGGCTCGCCCGGTCGCAGGAGCGGGAGCTGCGCGCCTGGCTCTACCAGCCCAAGCCGGGCGACGACACCATGCTCGCCGCCGCGGTGCGGCGGATCGCGGCCGAGGAGGAGGACACCCACGGGGTGAAGATCGAGGTCGTCTGCGTGGGCGACTGCGAGCTGGACGAAAGGCTGGTCGCCATGCTCCACGCCGCGCGGCAGGCCATGGTGAACGCCGCGAAGCACAGCGGCGCCCCGGTGATCTCCGTCTACGCCGAGGTGGAGCCGGAAGAGGTGACCGTGTTCATCCGGGACCGGGGCAAGGGGTTCGTGCTCGACGAGATCCCCGAGGACCGGATGGGCATCCGGCAGTCCATCATCGGCAGGATGGAACGTAACGGCGGAAGCGCGAAGATCAAGACCGCCCCCGGTGAGGGCACCGAGGTCGTGCTGACCATGAAGCGGAGCCCGTGA
- a CDS encoding (2Fe-2S)-binding protein: MPRITVTVDGITYEQEVEPRLLLVHFLRDHLGKTGTPIGCDTSNCGACTVLMDGKSVKSCSVLAVQADGSEIVTIEGLASDGNWHPMQRAFHEEHALQCGYCTPGMIMAAIDLVRENPDPTEDEIRQGLKGNLCRCTGYCNIVRAVRRGAEEMRVAAR; encoded by the coding sequence ATGCCCCGAATAACCGTGACCGTTGACGGCATCACGTACGAGCAGGAGGTGGAGCCCCGGCTGCTCCTCGTCCATTTCCTCCGGGATCACCTCGGGAAGACCGGCACGCCGATCGGCTGCGACACCAGCAACTGCGGCGCCTGCACGGTCCTCATGGACGGCAAGAGCGTCAAGAGCTGCTCGGTGCTCGCCGTCCAGGCCGACGGCAGCGAGATCGTGACGATCGAGGGCCTGGCGAGCGACGGGAACTGGCACCCCATGCAGCGGGCCTTCCACGAGGAGCACGCGCTGCAGTGCGGCTACTGCACTCCCGGAATGATCATGGCGGCGATCGATCTGGTCCGGGAGAACCCCGACCCCACCGAGGACGAGATCCGGCAGGGCCTGAAGGGCAACCTCTGCCGGTGCACCGGGTACTGCAACATCGTCCGCGCCGTACGGCGGGGCGCTGAGGAGATGCGGGTGGCGGCGCGATGA
- a CDS encoding SRPBCC family protein yields the protein MALRFEHEFTVPVPVEQAWPVLLDVKRVAPCLPGAALESVDGDDFTGTIKMKVGPITVSYHGSARFEKVDPETRTLTIKASGKEVRGQGTASAEVTARLLGEDGRTTVRVESSFNITGRPAQFSRGVLADVGGKLIDRFATNLAALLAQEEQRAQEGAQGAPATEEGPARAEETPAPGGSPAQGGAEAAARPPAPGAVRPAAAEAAPRPQEEALDLLELAGGPMLRRLAPVAAGVIAIILLVLGLRGLRRR from the coding sequence ATGGCGTTGCGGTTCGAGCACGAGTTCACGGTCCCGGTCCCGGTCGAGCAGGCCTGGCCGGTACTCCTCGACGTCAAGCGGGTCGCGCCGTGCCTGCCGGGCGCGGCGCTGGAGTCGGTCGACGGTGACGACTTCACCGGGACCATCAAGATGAAGGTCGGCCCGATCACCGTCTCCTACCACGGCAGCGCGCGCTTCGAGAAGGTGGACCCTGAGACGCGGACGCTCACCATCAAGGCGTCCGGCAAGGAGGTGCGCGGCCAGGGCACCGCGAGCGCCGAGGTCACGGCACGGCTCCTCGGCGAGGACGGGCGCACCACGGTGCGCGTGGAGTCGTCGTTCAACATCACCGGGCGGCCCGCGCAGTTCAGCCGGGGTGTGCTCGCGGACGTGGGCGGCAAGCTCATCGACCGCTTCGCCACCAATCTCGCCGCCCTGCTCGCGCAGGAGGAGCAGCGGGCGCAGGAAGGGGCGCAGGGCGCGCCCGCCACCGAGGAGGGGCCTGCCCGGGCGGAGGAGACCCCGGCTCCGGGCGGATCCCCCGCTCAGGGCGGCGCCGAGGCGGCGGCCCGGCCGCCCGCCCCGGGTGCGGTACGGCCCGCGGCGGCCGAGGCCGCTCCGCGGCCGCAGGAGGAGGCGCTCGACCTCCTCGAGCTCGCCGGCGGCCCCATGCTGCGGCGGCTCGCCCCGGTGGCCGCCGGGGTCATCGCGATCATCCTGCTCGTGCTCGGCCTGCGCGGGCTGCGCCGCCGGTAG
- a CDS encoding response regulator: MKTVRVLIVDDHRLFRAGVRAELGPSIQVVGEAGDVDSAVKAIEELRPDVVLLDVHMPGGGGLEVLRRVREAGIPTRFLALSVSDAAEDVIGVIRGGARGYVTKTISGPELTDAIHRVADGDAVFSPRLAGFVLDAFASTPAPPIDPELDSLTQREREVLRLIARGYAYKEIAKELFISVKTVETHVSSVLRKLQLSNRHELSRWASARRLV; encoded by the coding sequence ATGAAGACCGTACGGGTGCTGATCGTCGATGATCATCGGCTGTTCCGGGCGGGCGTGCGCGCGGAGTTAGGGCCGTCGATCCAGGTCGTCGGGGAGGCGGGGGACGTCGACTCGGCGGTCAAGGCGATCGAGGAGCTCAGGCCCGACGTGGTGCTGCTCGACGTGCACATGCCGGGCGGCGGTGGCCTGGAGGTGCTGCGCCGGGTGCGCGAGGCCGGGATCCCGACCCGGTTCCTCGCCCTGTCGGTGTCCGACGCCGCGGAGGACGTGATCGGGGTGATCCGCGGGGGCGCCCGCGGCTACGTCACCAAGACCATCAGCGGGCCGGAGCTGACCGACGCGATCCACCGGGTGGCCGACGGGGACGCGGTCTTCTCGCCCCGGCTCGCCGGGTTCGTGCTCGACGCGTTCGCCTCGACCCCGGCACCGCCGATCGACCCCGAGCTCGACTCGCTCACCCAGCGCGAGCGCGAGGTGCTCCGGCTGATCGCCCGCGGCTACGCGTACAAGGAGATCGCCAAGGAGCTCTTCATCTCGGTGAAGACCGTCGAGACGCACGTCTCCAGCGTGCTGCGCAAGCTCCAGCTCTCCAACCGCCACGAGCTGTCCCGCTGGGCCAGCGCCCGGCGGCTCGTGTGA
- a CDS encoding GMC family oxidoreductase has product MDSFDVIVVGGGAAGVPLAVRLSEDPGLRVLLLEAGPDARRRQDYPAELIAASMMSAAMPGHPNNWAFTAQLTPELGCSMARGRILGGSTALNGAYFVRARKTDADRWAAAGNHEWSYEKILPYYIRLEKDLTYGDAPGHGSSGPMPVNRVTENLSPVTDAFYEAAEELGFSYEPDKNDMTSNEGYGPLPQNAVDGVRMNTALAYLSPVRESRPNLTVRGNTVVHRIILDGDRAIGVVARTGRRTTVFRAGTIVLCAGAIKSPHLLLLSGIGPADELRRAGIRVRHDLPGVGKGYTDHPDILFNWVPRRRLDDPWLPRLFEGVLHWTASGSATSGDLEILPMLRPFGRAVFGPAGKGLLTMAAHPLATLRGMMGTSLKRNLDQLLHSAGLNLVVALQRPESRGELTIVSPDPDVHPRLRHRYLTTARDRERMREALRVAAGLLRSKAFRPYVKRFGEIDRKTLDNDALLDAWARRHIGTAFHTAGTAKMGPAGDPEAVVDQYGRVHGIDGLWIADLSILPDVPSRGPAATAVMIGERVADFIREKA; this is encoded by the coding sequence GTGGACAGCTTCGACGTGATCGTGGTCGGTGGCGGTGCGGCGGGGGTGCCGCTGGCGGTGCGGCTGAGCGAGGACCCCGGCCTGCGGGTGCTGCTCCTCGAGGCGGGGCCGGACGCGCGGCGGCGTCAGGACTACCCGGCCGAGCTCATCGCGGCGAGCATGATGTCGGCCGCGATGCCGGGCCACCCGAACAATTGGGCGTTCACCGCGCAGCTCACTCCGGAACTCGGCTGCTCAATGGCGCGCGGCAGGATTCTCGGCGGCTCCACCGCGCTCAACGGCGCGTACTTCGTGCGGGCCCGGAAAACCGACGCGGACCGGTGGGCCGCCGCCGGAAACCACGAATGGTCCTATGAGAAGATCCTGCCCTACTACATCAGGCTGGAAAAAGATCTCACCTACGGCGATGCCCCGGGGCACGGTTCCAGCGGGCCCATGCCGGTGAACCGGGTGACCGAAAATCTCTCACCCGTCACCGACGCGTTCTACGAGGCCGCCGAAGAGCTGGGTTTCTCGTATGAGCCGGATAAGAACGACATGACGTCGAATGAGGGGTATGGGCCGCTGCCGCAGAACGCGGTCGACGGGGTGCGGATGAACACCGCCCTCGCCTATCTCAGCCCGGTCCGCGAGAGCCGGCCCAACCTCACCGTCCGGGGGAACACGGTCGTCCACCGGATCATCCTCGACGGCGACCGGGCCATCGGCGTGGTGGCGCGCACCGGGCGGCGGACCACCGTGTTCCGGGCCGGCACGATCGTGCTCTGCGCCGGCGCGATCAAGTCACCCCACCTGCTGCTGCTCTCCGGCATCGGCCCCGCGGACGAGCTCCGCCGGGCGGGCATCCGGGTCCGGCACGACCTGCCCGGCGTGGGCAAGGGGTACACCGACCACCCCGACATCCTCTTCAACTGGGTGCCCAGGCGCCGGCTCGACGATCCCTGGCTGCCGCGGCTCTTCGAAGGGGTGCTGCACTGGACCGCGTCCGGATCCGCCACGTCCGGCGACCTCGAGATCCTGCCCATGCTGCGGCCCTTCGGCCGGGCGGTCTTCGGCCCCGCGGGCAAGGGCCTGCTCACCATGGCCGCGCACCCGCTCGCCACCCTGCGGGGCATGATGGGCACCTCGCTCAAGCGCAACCTCGACCAGCTGCTCCACAGCGCCGGGCTCAACCTGGTCGTGGCGCTCCAGCGCCCCGAGTCCCGCGGGGAGCTCACCATCGTCTCGCCCGATCCGGACGTGCACCCGAGGCTGCGGCACCGCTACCTCACCACCGCCCGGGACCGGGAGCGGATGCGCGAGGCCCTGCGCGTCGCCGCCGGCCTCCTGCGGTCGAAGGCGTTCCGGCCGTACGTCAAGAGGTTCGGCGAGATCGACCGGAAGACCCTCGACAACGACGCGCTGCTCGACGCCTGGGCCCGGCGGCACATCGGCACCGCCTTCCACACGGCCGGGACCGCGAAGATGGGCCCGGCCGGCGACCCGGAGGCGGTCGTGGACCAGTACGGCCGGGTGCACGGCATCGACGGCCTCTGGATCGCTGACCTGTCCATCCTCCCGGACGTGCCCAGCCGCGGGCCGGCCGCCACCGCGGTGATGATCGGGGAACGCGTCGCCGACTTCATCCGCGAGAAGGCCTGA